In Notolabrus celidotus isolate fNotCel1 chromosome 8, fNotCel1.pri, whole genome shotgun sequence, a genomic segment contains:
- the polr2gl gene encoding DNA-directed RNA polymerase II subunit RPB7, with translation MFYHISLEHEILLHPRYFGPNLLNTVKQKLFTEVEGTCTGKYGFVIAVTTIDNIGAGVIQPGRGFVLYPVKYKAIVFRPFKGEVVDAVVTQVNKVGLFTEIGPMSCFISRHSIPSEMEFDPNSNPPCYKTVDEDIVIQQDDEIRLKIVGTRVDKNDIFAIGSLMDDYLGLVS, from the exons ATTTCTTTGGAGCATGAAATCTTGCTCCATCCAAGATACTTTGGCCCTAATCTCCTCAACACTGTGAAACAGAAACTTTTCACAGAAGTGGAGGGAACCTGCACTGGCAA GTATGGCTTTGTGATTGCAGTCACCACCATTGACAACATCGGTGCAGGTGTCATCCAGCCAGGAAGAGGGTTTGTCCTCTATCCAGTGAAGTACAAGGCCATTGTGTTCCGCCCATTTAAAGGGGAGGTAGTGGATGCTGTAGTTACTCAGGTTAACAAG GTTGGGTTGTTCACAGAGATCGGTCCCATGTCATGCTTCATCTCTCGCCAT TCCATCCCCTCAGAAATGGAGTTTGACCCCAATTCGAATCCTCCTTGTTACAAGACAGTCGATGAG gatATCGTAATCCAGCAAGACGATGAAATTCGGTTAAAGATTGTTGGGACAAGAGTGGACAAGAATGACATT TTCGCCATTGGATCCCTCATGGATGATTATCTGG GTCTTGTGAGCTGA
- the eef1g gene encoding elongation factor 1-gamma produces MAAGTLYTYPENWRAFKAQIAAQYSGARLKVATSSPAFTFGQTNRTPAFLNNFPLGKVPAYQGDDGFCLFESNAIAHYLSNEVLRGATPQAAAQVLQWVSFADSEIIPPASAWVFPTLGIMQFNKQATEQAKEDVKKVLTVLNQHLNTRTFLVGERISLADISVACSMLWLYKQVLEPSFRQPYSNVTRWFSTCVNQQQFKAVLGEVKLCEKMAQFDAKKFAEMQPKKEAPAKKEKGGKEAAKPQEKKEKKKEEKKPAPEEEMDDCDAALAAEPKAKDPFAHLSKSPFVMDEFKRKYSNEDTLKVAIPHFWENFDSEGYSVWYSQYKYPEELTLTFKSCNLITGMFQRLDKLRKNAFASVILFGTNNDSIISGIWIFRGQDLAFTLSPDWQIDYESYDWRKLDPNSEECKTMVKEYFAWEGDFKHVGKSFNQGKIFK; encoded by the exons ATGGCGGCAGGG ACTCTGTACACATACCCAGAGAACTGGCGGGCCTTCAAGGCCCAGATTGCAGCCCAGTACAGTGGTGCTCGCCTCAAAGTGGCCACCAGCTCCCCTGCCTTCACCTTCGGGCAGACGAACCGTACTCCAGCCTTCCTTAACAACTTCCCTCTGGGAAAG GTACCTGCCTACCAGGGAGATGACGGCTTCTGTCTGTTTGAGAGTAATGCCATTGCTCACTACT TGAGCAATGAAGTCCTTCGTGGTGCCACCCCCCAGGCCGCCGCCCAGGTGCTGCAATGGGTGAGCTTTGCTGACTCAGAGATCATCCCTCCAGCCAGCGCATGGGTCTTCCCCACCCTGGGAATCATGCAGTTCAACAAGCAG GCCACAGAACAGGCCAAAGAAGATGTGAAGAAGGTCCTTACAGTGCTGAACCAGCACCTCAACACCCGCACCTTCTTGGTGGGGGAGAGAATCAGCCTAGCAGACATCAGCGTGGCTTGCTCCATGCTCTGGCTTTACAAACAG GTTCTTGAGCCTTCCTTCCGTCAGCCTTACTCAAACGTGACTCGCTGGTTCTCCACCTGTGTAAACCAGCAGCAGTTCAAGGCTGTCCTCGGAGAGGTGAAGCTGTGTGAAAAGATGGCACAGTTTGATG CCAAGAAGTTTGCTGAGATGCAGCCCAAGAAAGAGGCCCCTgcaaagaaagagaagggaggaaaAGAGGCAGCCAAACCCCaggagaagaaggaaaagaagaaggaagagaagaagccCGCCCCTGAAGAGGAGATGGATGACTGCGATGCTGCTTTGGCTGCAGAGCCAAAAGCCAAGGACCCCTTTGCACACCTATCAAAGAG cCCATTTGTCATGGATGAGTTCAAAAGAAAGTACTCCAACGAGGACACCCTGAAAGTAGCCATTCCCCACTTCTGGGAGAACTTTGACAGTGAGGGGTACTCCGTCTGGTACAGCCAGTACAAATACCCCGAAGAACTCACCCTCACCTTCAAGAGTTGCAACCTTATTACAG GCATGTTCCAGCGCCTGGACAAACTCAGAAAGAATGCCTTCGCCAGTGTCATCTTGTTCGGCACCAATAACGACAGCATCATCTCTGGCATCTGGATCTTCAGGGGTCAAGATCTGGCCTTCACT CTGTCTCCGGACTGGCAAATCGACTACGAATCATACGACTGGCGCAAGCTGGATCCAAACAGCGAGGAGTGCAAGACCATGGTGAAAGAGTACTTTGCCTGGGAGGGAGACTTCAAGCATGTGGGTAAAAGTTTCAACCAGGGCAAGATCTTCAAGTGA